One Prevotella melaninogenica DNA window includes the following coding sequences:
- the prmA gene encoding 50S ribosomal protein L11 methyltransferase: protein MKYIQVKFTAEPDSQDVRDIIAALAAEVGFDSFTDEPDGLVGYCQEDLFNEETLTEIIRNLPIPDVKVSFEAAKAEDKNWNEEWEKAGFDPIIIDDRCAIICKNMEEEAIANYPQLETIPMKIVIDAQQAFGTGTHETTQMIVSLLLNQDLKEKRVLDCGCGTGILGIVAAKCGAKEVVSYDIDEWSVRNAEHNAELNGVELDVLEGDRRVLSHVSGVFDVILANINRNIILEDIDEFVSVMTTESKIILSGFYEQDAEAILQKANELGLKENQRLLNHDWCCLLLERQ from the coding sequence ATGAAATATATACAAGTAAAGTTTACGGCAGAACCTGATTCTCAGGATGTAAGAGACATCATTGCAGCTCTTGCAGCTGAAGTTGGATTTGATTCATTCACAGACGAACCAGACGGACTCGTTGGATACTGCCAAGAAGATCTTTTCAATGAAGAAACACTTACTGAAATCATACGGAACCTTCCAATTCCAGACGTAAAAGTTTCTTTCGAAGCTGCTAAAGCTGAGGATAAGAATTGGAATGAGGAATGGGAAAAAGCTGGATTCGACCCTATCATCATTGACGACCGCTGTGCTATCATCTGTAAGAACATGGAGGAGGAGGCTATTGCTAACTATCCTCAGCTTGAGACAATCCCAATGAAGATTGTTATCGATGCACAACAAGCATTTGGAACAGGTACACATGAGACAACACAGATGATTGTTTCATTACTACTAAACCAAGACCTCAAAGAAAAGAGAGTTCTTGATTGTGGTTGTGGAACAGGTATTTTAGGCATTGTTGCTGCAAAGTGCGGTGCAAAAGAAGTTGTAAGCTATGACATTGATGAGTGGAGTGTACGCAATGCTGAGCATAATGCCGAACTAAATGGTGTAGAATTAGATGTGCTTGAAGGCGACAGACGAGTCTTGTCACATGTGAGTGGTGTCTTTGATGTTATCTTAGCAAATATCAACCGTAACATTATCCTTGAAGATATAGACGAGTTTGTCAGCGTTATGACAACAGAATCAAAGATTATTCTGAGTGGATTTTATGAGCAAGACGCAGAGGCTATCCTTCAAAAAGCTAATGAACTCGGTCTGAAAGAGAATCAACGTTTGTTGAATCACGATTGGTGTTGCCTACTACTTGAACGTCAGTAA
- a CDS encoding 1-acyl-sn-glycerol-3-phosphate acyltransferase — protein sequence MLQGISKWLLYSFMGWKKDVRFTLPDKAIICLAPHTSNYDFLIGQLYARAERLKSNFLMKKEWFFWPLGPIFRKLGGIPVWRDKKTSMTDRLADYAIKADKFQLCITPEGTRSLNPEWKKGFYYIALKAQLPIYLYGLDYERKLIECSKVITPSGDLEQDMKEIKLYFKDFKGKHPELFTIGELNG from the coding sequence ATGTTACAGGGTATATCAAAGTGGCTTCTTTATAGTTTTATGGGGTGGAAGAAGGATGTTAGGTTTACATTACCTGACAAAGCTATTATTTGTCTTGCACCTCACACAAGTAATTATGATTTCCTAATTGGTCAGCTTTACGCAAGAGCTGAGCGACTGAAAAGTAACTTCCTTATGAAGAAGGAATGGTTCTTCTGGCCGCTTGGTCCTATCTTTCGCAAACTCGGAGGAATCCCTGTATGGCGTGATAAGAAAACAAGTATGACCGACCGATTAGCCGATTATGCTATAAAGGCTGACAAGTTCCAACTTTGTATTACTCCAGAAGGAACCAGAAGTTTAAATCCAGAATGGAAGAAGGGCTTTTATTATATTGCACTGAAAGCACAACTGCCTATCTACCTCTACGGATTAGATTATGAAAGGAAGCTAATCGAGTGTTCAAAGGTTATAACACCATCGGGCGATTTGGAACAGGACATGAAGGAAATCAAATTGTATTTCAAAGACTTTAAGGGTAAGCATCCTGAATTGTTTACGATAGGAGAATTAAACGGATAA
- a CDS encoding fibronectin type III domain-containing protein → MKIKLLCTALLAMSFANTFAQAGKSTWGKTDYEDAPWVKNVSRPNEITEGLQNRHLSVWSSHGRYYDAKKGGWRWQRPILFGTTEDLYTQTIVLPYLIPMLENSGAIVFTPRERDWQKNEIIVDNDSRTSYKEESMKKKWATTSDKGFAQHYGSYNDGENPFTAGTARQVKARKRNSKISSVVYQPTFPETGRYVVYVSYQTQKKSVEAAEYIVFHKGQETHFRVNQRMGGGTWVYLGTFEFDKGNSINNSVVLTNHSSHRGIVTTDAVRFGGGMGNIVRGGTVSGLPRFLEGARYSAQWAGAPWSVVSKSNGSNDYNDDINCRSLMTNWLAGGSCYLPEKKDGKKVPIDLTLAIHSDAGVKTDDSYVGTLGICTTQDGNKTLGDGLSRKVSKTFAEQLVANVKKDLDNAFHINWTTRSVWDRNYSETRLPEVPSAILETLSHQNFPDIKLGQDPNFKFTFARSIYKTVLKYEANMHGKTYTVQPLAPNNFKIEYVSANKVRLQWRPTTDASEPTATPTSYNVYVAMGTRGFDNGMNVRNPYFDIELLPGVIYNFKVTACNRGGESFPTEVLSALRNEGATQTILIVNAFSRLSSPAVVNTSTEQGFDLEADPGLSYGPVAGWVGRQANFNKAMIGKEGPSALGYGGEELVGKVIAGNDFNYVKDHAEALRHAGKYNIVSCNSKAVEYGEVNLSKYAMVDLLFGNEKDDGHSLYYYKTFKPALRQQLTKYLNNRGKLFVSGSYLASDMQGVDEQDWLKNNLKITFDGANYDNYNSVVNGMGMSFDVYRTINEQHYGAYTPDYILPVDNAFSTLTYADGKTAAVAYKGTDNSVFSLSFPFECIKDAPTRNSIMKGIVNFLMKK, encoded by the coding sequence ATGAAGATAAAATTGCTGTGTACAGCCCTTCTTGCAATGTCGTTTGCAAACACTTTTGCACAAGCAGGTAAGTCAACATGGGGGAAAACAGATTATGAAGATGCACCATGGGTAAAGAATGTTTCTCGCCCTAATGAAATCACAGAGGGATTACAGAATAGACATCTTTCTGTATGGTCATCGCATGGAAGATATTACGATGCGAAGAAGGGTGGATGGAGATGGCAAAGACCAATACTATTCGGTACTACTGAGGACCTATACACACAAACAATAGTTCTTCCTTATCTTATTCCTATGCTTGAGAACTCAGGAGCAATTGTCTTTACACCTCGTGAAAGAGACTGGCAGAAGAATGAAATTATAGTAGATAACGATAGTCGCACCAGCTACAAGGAAGAGAGTATGAAGAAGAAGTGGGCGACCACTTCGGATAAAGGCTTCGCACAACATTATGGAAGTTATAATGATGGTGAGAATCCATTTACAGCTGGTACGGCTCGACAAGTAAAAGCAAGAAAGCGCAACAGTAAGATTAGCTCTGTTGTCTACCAACCTACTTTCCCTGAAACAGGACGCTATGTCGTATATGTAAGCTATCAGACACAGAAGAAGAGTGTAGAAGCGGCAGAGTATATTGTTTTTCATAAAGGACAAGAAACACATTTCCGAGTAAACCAACGTATGGGTGGTGGCACTTGGGTTTATCTTGGCACTTTTGAGTTTGACAAGGGAAACAGCATCAACAACTCTGTTGTGTTGACCAATCATAGTTCTCATAGAGGTATTGTTACTACTGATGCAGTTCGCTTTGGCGGAGGTATGGGTAACATTGTCCGTGGCGGAACAGTGAGTGGTTTACCTCGTTTCCTTGAAGGTGCAAGATACTCAGCACAATGGGCTGGTGCACCTTGGAGTGTAGTTAGCAAGAGTAATGGCTCTAACGACTATAACGATGACATCAACTGCCGTTCCTTGATGACGAACTGGCTCGCTGGAGGTTCTTGTTATCTGCCTGAAAAGAAAGATGGTAAGAAAGTACCTATCGACCTTACTTTGGCAATACACAGTGATGCTGGAGTGAAAACTGATGATAGTTACGTAGGAACCTTGGGTATCTGTACTACGCAAGACGGCAATAAAACATTAGGAGATGGACTTTCACGTAAGGTTTCAAAGACCTTTGCAGAACAGTTGGTAGCCAACGTAAAGAAGGATTTGGACAATGCTTTCCACATCAATTGGACAACTCGTTCAGTGTGGGATCGCAACTATAGCGAAACGCGATTACCTGAAGTTCCCTCTGCTATCCTTGAGACGCTCTCTCATCAAAACTTCCCCGACATTAAATTAGGCCAAGATCCTAACTTCAAATTCACCTTTGCACGTTCTATATATAAGACTGTCTTGAAATATGAAGCTAACATGCACGGTAAGACTTATACTGTTCAACCACTTGCACCAAATAACTTCAAGATAGAATATGTATCAGCAAACAAGGTGAGATTGCAATGGAGACCAACTACGGATGCCAGTGAACCTACCGCAACCCCTACTTCCTATAACGTGTATGTTGCGATGGGAACAAGAGGTTTTGACAATGGTATGAACGTTCGCAATCCTTATTTTGACATAGAATTACTACCAGGTGTCATCTACAACTTTAAAGTAACGGCTTGTAACCGTGGTGGTGAGAGTTTCCCAACAGAAGTTCTTTCAGCTTTACGCAATGAAGGTGCAACTCAGACTATTCTCATTGTCAATGCTTTCAGTCGTCTTTCTTCTCCTGCTGTTGTTAATACAAGCACAGAACAGGGTTTCGACCTTGAAGCAGACCCAGGTCTTAGCTATGGTCCTGTGGCAGGTTGGGTAGGAAGACAAGCCAACTTCAACAAGGCAATGATAGGCAAAGAAGGTCCGAGTGCTTTAGGTTATGGTGGCGAAGAACTCGTAGGTAAGGTTATTGCAGGAAATGATTTCAACTATGTCAAAGACCATGCAGAGGCATTACGCCATGCTGGTAAATACAATATCGTCAGCTGTAACAGTAAGGCTGTTGAGTATGGCGAAGTCAATCTTTCTAAATATGCAATGGTAGACCTGCTCTTTGGTAATGAGAAAGATGATGGACATAGCTTGTATTATTATAAGACCTTCAAGCCAGCACTCCGTCAACAGTTGACTAAGTATCTGAATAATCGTGGCAAACTCTTTGTCAGTGGTTCTTATCTTGCATCCGATATGCAGGGTGTTGATGAGCAAGATTGGTTGAAAAACAACCTCAAGATTACATTTGATGGGGCAAACTATGACAATTATAACTCTGTAGTAAATGGTATGGGAATGTCATTCGATGTTTATCGAACTATAAACGAGCAACATTACGGTGCTTATACACCAGACTATATTCTTCCTGTTGACAATGCTTTCAGCACCTTAACTTATGCAGATGGCAAAACAGCAGCTGTGGCATATAAAGGAACTGACAACAGTGTTTTCTCACTATCCTTCCCATTCGAGTGCATCAAGGATGCTCCTACGCGCAATAGTATCATGAAGGGTATTGTCAACTTCTTAATGAAGAAATAG
- a CDS encoding glycoside hydrolase family 25 protein, whose translation MFISKVLQSILKTWIQMPSWMRWAGGMCLAVGYSILFYFFFVSPTGFRWRAIYGDPDYPEGYTIYGIDVSRYQGTINWNRLRNALIDRLPIRFVIIKSTEGDSHIDTKFRDNFSNAKEHGFIRGVYHFWSNKSSARRQAYFFLAMVHLQPGDLPPVLDVEHKPKNISTEEFQQNILTWLHIVEDRYHVKPIIYTYYKFKDQYLSDSRFDDYPYWIAHYYVHQMEYQGAWKFWQHTDAGRLPGIKGYVDLDIYNGSFYDLQQLLIQDDVTDVQVVGNTNRDSTNVDSLSDRVH comes from the coding sequence ATGTTTATCTCTAAAGTGCTTCAATCAATACTAAAGACTTGGATTCAGATGCCAAGTTGGATGCGTTGGGCTGGAGGAATGTGTCTTGCAGTAGGGTATAGTATTCTGTTTTACTTCTTTTTTGTATCACCTACAGGTTTTAGATGGCGTGCTATTTATGGTGATCCAGATTATCCTGAAGGTTATACGATTTATGGTATTGATGTAAGTCGTTATCAAGGTACGATTAACTGGAATCGACTTAGAAATGCACTGATAGACCGTTTGCCTATTCGTTTTGTGATTATCAAGTCAACGGAGGGCGATAGTCATATTGATACTAAGTTCCGTGATAACTTCTCCAATGCGAAAGAACATGGTTTTATACGTGGTGTTTATCATTTCTGGAGTAATAAGTCGTCAGCACGTCGGCAGGCTTATTTCTTCCTTGCCATGGTTCATCTGCAGCCGGGAGATTTACCACCTGTGCTTGATGTGGAACATAAACCAAAGAATATCAGTACAGAAGAGTTCCAGCAGAATATTCTGACATGGCTACATATAGTAGAAGATAGGTATCATGTTAAACCTATCATCTATACCTATTATAAGTTTAAAGACCAATACCTTTCTGATTCTCGCTTTGATGATTATCCTTATTGGATAGCTCACTATTATGTTCATCAGATGGAGTACCAAGGTGCTTGGAAATTCTGGCAGCATACCGATGCTGGAAGGCTGCCAGGTATTAAGGGATATGTAGACTTAGACATCTACAATGGTAGCTTCTATGACTTACAGCAACTACTTATACAAGATGATGTTACTGACGTTCAAGTAGTAGGCAACACCAATCGTGATTCAACAAACGTTGATTCTCTTTCAGACCGAGTTCATTAG
- a CDS encoding diphosphate--fructose-6-phosphate 1-phosphotransferase: protein MEISALQKERAGYQPKLPKALQGAVKVQEGAPTQSVDNQEDIKKLFPNTYGMPLVEFVPADSANNAKINVGIILSGGQAPGGHNVISGLFDEVKKLNPENRLYGFLMGPGGLVDHNYIEITAENLQAYRNTGGFDMIGSGRTKLEKEEQFEKGLEILRKLDIKAVVIIGGDDSNTNACVLAEYYAAKQYGVQVIGCPKTIDGDLKNDQIETSFGFDTATKTYSELIGNIERDCNSARKYWHFIKLMGRSASHIALECALQTQPNICLVSEEIESKDQTLNDIVEYIAGVVAYRAEQGNNFGVVLIPEGLIEFIPAIGRLIQELNDLLAAHGADYLNLDKDAQRKYILEHLSAENKATFETLPEGVARQLSLDRDPHGNVQVSLIETEKLISEMVAAKLDQWKKEGKYAGKFSPLHHFFGYEGRCAAPSNFDADYCYALGSSAAQLIANGKTGYMAIVKNTTAPADQWKAGGVPITMMMNMERRNGEMKPVIRKALVELDGAPFKTFAAQREKWAKETCYVYPGPIQYWGPSSVCDQTTKTLGLEQAK from the coding sequence ATGGAAATTAGCGCATTGCAGAAGGAAAGAGCAGGCTATCAGCCAAAGTTGCCTAAGGCTCTTCAGGGTGCAGTAAAGGTGCAGGAAGGTGCTCCTACACAGAGTGTTGACAATCAAGAGGATATCAAGAAGTTATTCCCTAACACGTACGGAATGCCTCTCGTAGAGTTTGTTCCAGCTGATTCGGCTAACAATGCTAAGATTAACGTTGGTATCATCCTTTCAGGTGGTCAGGCTCCTGGTGGTCACAACGTTATCTCTGGTCTCTTTGATGAGGTTAAGAAGTTGAACCCAGAGAACCGTCTTTATGGTTTCCTTATGGGTCCTGGTGGTCTTGTTGACCACAACTACATTGAGATTACAGCTGAGAATCTTCAGGCTTACCGCAATACTGGTGGCTTCGATATGATTGGTTCAGGTAGAACAAAGCTCGAGAAAGAAGAACAGTTTGAGAAGGGACTTGAGATTCTTCGTAAGTTGGATATCAAGGCTGTTGTAATCATTGGTGGTGACGACTCTAATACTAATGCTTGTGTATTGGCTGAATACTATGCTGCTAAGCAGTATGGTGTACAGGTTATTGGTTGCCCTAAGACTATCGATGGCGACTTGAAGAACGATCAGATTGAGACTTCTTTCGGTTTCGATACAGCAACTAAGACTTATTCAGAGCTTATCGGTAACATTGAGCGTGACTGTAACTCTGCTCGTAAGTACTGGCACTTCATCAAGTTGATGGGTCGTTCTGCATCTCACATCGCTCTTGAGTGTGCTTTGCAGACTCAGCCAAACATTTGCTTGGTATCTGAGGAAATTGAATCTAAGGATCAGACTTTGAATGATATCGTTGAGTATATCGCAGGTGTTGTTGCTTACCGTGCAGAGCAGGGTAACAACTTCGGTGTTGTTTTGATTCCAGAAGGTCTTATCGAGTTTATTCCTGCTATCGGTCGTTTGATTCAGGAGTTGAATGATTTGCTCGCTGCTCATGGTGCTGATTATTTGAACCTTGACAAGGATGCACAGCGTAAGTATATCCTTGAGCACCTCTCTGCAGAGAACAAGGCTACATTTGAGACACTTCCAGAGGGCGTTGCTCGTCAGCTTTCTCTCGACCGTGACCCACACGGAAACGTACAGGTATCTCTCATCGAGACAGAGAAACTCATCTCTGAGATGGTTGCAGCTAAGCTTGATCAGTGGAAGAAGGAAGGTAAGTATGCTGGTAAGTTCTCTCCTTTGCACCACTTCTTTGGTTACGAGGGTCGTTGTGCAGCTCCTTCTAACTTTGATGCAGACTACTGCTATGCACTTGGTTCATCAGCAGCTCAGTTGATAGCTAACGGTAAGACAGGTTATATGGCTATCGTTAAGAACACTACAGCTCCTGCTGATCAGTGGAAGGCAGGAGGTGTGCCAATCACTATGATGATGAACATGGAGAGACGTAATGGTGAGATGAAGCCTGTTATTCGTAAGGCACTCGTTGAACTTGATGGTGCTCCATTCAAGACTTTTGCTGCTCAGCGTGAGAAGTGGGCTAAGGAAACATGCTATGTTTATCCAGGTCCTATCCAGTACTGGGGTCCTTCTTCAGTATGTGATCAGACTACTAAGACTCTCGGATTAGAGCAGGCTAAGTAA